In Agromyces sp. Leaf222, the genomic window CCTCGCTCGTCTCGTTCATCGTGGCCTGGGCGCTCGGCTGGATCGAGCTCGCGTTCCTCGGGGCGACCCTGCTCGCCGCGATGCTCGTGAGCGTGCCGTTCACGCTCGGCCGAATGCACTACCGCGTCGAGGTCGCCCTGCAGCCGACGCGCGTCGTCGCCGGGGAACGCGCCTTCGGTCGTCTCGCGGTCACGAACACGGGCGCGAAGACGTCGATCCCGTCGCGACTCGAGCTGCCCGTCGGCGCCGGTCTCGCCGAGTTCATCGTGCCTGCGCTGCCGGCCGACGACGAGCACGAGGAGCTCTTCGCCGTGCCCACCAACCGCCGCGCGGTCATCGTCGCCGGGCCTGCGGTCTCGGTGCGCGGCGACCAGCTCGGCCTGCTGCGCCGCATCGTGCGCTGGAGCGAGCCCGTCGAGCTCTTCGTGCACCCCGTGACCGCACGCCTCAAGCCGTCGGCGGCGGGGCTCGTGCGCGACCTCGAGGGCGAGGTCACGAAGACCATCACCGACAACGACATCTCCTTTCACGCCCTGCGGGCGTACCAGCCCGGCGATGCGCTCCGCAACGTGCACTGGCGCACCTCCGCGCGCACAGGCCAGCTCATGGTGCGCCAGTACGAGGAGACCCGCCGATCGCAGCTCGCGCTGCTGCAGCGCACCGAACGGGCGAACTACGCCTCCGACGAGGAGTTCGAGCTCGGCGTCTCGGTGCTCGCCTCGCTCGGCGTGCAGGTGATCCGCGATGCGACGCGCGTCGACGTGCTCACCGAGGAGCTCAGCCTTCGCACGGCGACCCCGACCGCGCTGCTCGAC contains:
- a CDS encoding DUF58 domain-containing protein; the encoded protein is MSAEPRAPRPPSQARIAARAVGRSLAASARSAQGGVARGARRVADWAAPVTGVISVTGWLVLLASLVSFIVAWALGWIELAFLGATLLAAMLVSVPFTLGRMHYRVEVALQPTRVVAGERAFGRLAVTNTGAKTSIPSRLELPVGAGLAEFIVPALPADDEHEELFAVPTNRRAVIVAGPAVSVRGDQLGLLRRIVRWSEPVELFVHPVTARLKPSAAGLVRDLEGEVTKTITDNDISFHALRAYQPGDALRNVHWRTSARTGQLMVRQYEETRRSQLALLQRTERANYASDEEFELGVSVLASLGVQVIRDATRVDVLTEELSLRTATPTALLDDTSRIAAASGAFDSMRSFVRDRTKRLSPPSVAIIVAGSMVPLAEYRSAETVFGADTQTLGFRVELGATSRIAKVAGTTVVTVGALSDLSRLVGRVRP